In Synechococcus sp. CC9616, the following are encoded in one genomic region:
- the uvrB gene encoding excinuclease ABC subunit UvrB — protein sequence MPAYDLTAPYSPKGDQPTAIDQLVKGVNGGERYQTLLGATGTGKTFTMANVIAQTGRPALVLAHNKTLAAQLCNELREFFPENAVEYFISYYDYYQPEAYVPVSDTYIAKTASINEEIDMLRHSATRSLFERRDVIVVASISCIYGLGIPSEYLKAAVKFEVGETLNIRGQLRELVNNQYSRNDTEIARGRFRMKGDVLEIGPAYEDRLVRIELFGDEVEAIRYVDPTTGEILQSLDAVNIYPAKHFVTPKDRLDTAIREIRQELRDRLDFLNTEGKLLEAQRLEQRTKYDLEMLDQVGYCNGVENYARHLAGRQEGTPPECLIDYFPDDWLLIVDESHVTCSQLQAMYNGDQARKKVLIEHGFRLPSAADNRPLKGEEFWEKARQTVFVSATPGNWEMEVSSGEVAEQVIRPTGVLDPVVEVRPTTGQVDDLLGEIRDRASKNQRVLVTTLTKRMAEDLTDYLAENKVRVRYLHSEIHSIERIEIIQDLRLGEYDVLVGVNLLREGLDLPEVSLVAILDADKEGFLRAERSLIQTIGRAARHVEGKAMLYADNMTDSMAKAISETERRRAIQQAYNEKHGVVPTAAGKKASNSILSFLELSRKLKQDGPDADLVQVAGKAAKALVSDPDAGMALEALPELIDQLESKMKEAAKKLDFEEAANLRDRVKQLRQKMTG from the coding sequence ATGCCCGCCTACGACCTCACGGCTCCTTATTCGCCGAAGGGCGATCAGCCAACCGCGATTGACCAGCTGGTGAAGGGGGTGAACGGTGGTGAGCGTTATCAGACTCTTTTGGGGGCGACTGGAACGGGCAAGACCTTCACGATGGCCAACGTCATCGCCCAGACCGGCCGACCGGCGCTGGTGCTGGCCCACAACAAGACCCTGGCGGCGCAGCTGTGCAACGAACTGCGGGAGTTTTTCCCCGAGAACGCCGTTGAGTACTTCATCTCCTATTACGACTACTACCAGCCGGAGGCCTACGTTCCGGTCAGCGATACCTACATCGCCAAGACGGCGTCGATCAATGAGGAGATCGACATGCTGCGCCACTCGGCGACGCGCTCGCTGTTCGAGCGGCGCGATGTGATCGTGGTGGCCTCGATCAGCTGCATCTACGGCCTGGGGATTCCCAGCGAATACCTCAAGGCGGCGGTGAAGTTCGAGGTGGGGGAGACCCTCAACATCCGTGGTCAGCTGCGGGAGCTGGTGAACAACCAGTACAGCCGCAACGACACCGAAATCGCCCGCGGTCGTTTTCGGATGAAGGGGGATGTGCTCGAGATCGGCCCCGCTTACGAAGACCGGTTGGTGCGGATCGAACTGTTCGGTGACGAGGTGGAGGCGATTCGCTATGTCGATCCCACCACCGGCGAGATTTTGCAGAGCCTGGATGCGGTGAACATCTACCCGGCCAAGCACTTCGTGACGCCCAAAGACCGGCTCGACACCGCCATCCGTGAGATCCGCCAGGAATTGCGGGATCGGCTCGACTTTCTCAACACTGAGGGCAAGTTGCTGGAGGCCCAGCGGCTGGAGCAGCGCACCAAATACGACCTGGAAATGCTGGACCAGGTGGGCTACTGCAATGGCGTGGAGAACTACGCCCGCCATCTGGCTGGCCGCCAAGAGGGCACCCCGCCGGAGTGCCTGATCGATTATTTCCCCGACGACTGGCTGCTGATTGTGGATGAGAGCCATGTCACCTGCTCGCAGCTGCAGGCGATGTACAACGGCGACCAGGCCCGCAAAAAGGTGCTGATTGAGCATGGTTTCCGCCTGCCCAGCGCGGCGGACAACCGGCCGCTGAAGGGAGAAGAGTTTTGGGAAAAAGCGCGTCAGACGGTGTTCGTCTCAGCGACGCCGGGCAACTGGGAGATGGAGGTGAGCAGCGGTGAGGTGGCCGAGCAGGTGATCCGCCCGACGGGGGTGCTCGATCCGGTGGTGGAGGTGCGGCCTACCACGGGCCAGGTGGACGATCTGCTGGGGGAGATCCGCGACCGTGCCAGCAAAAATCAGCGGGTGTTGGTGACCACCCTCACCAAGCGCATGGCGGAAGATCTCACCGACTATCTGGCCGAGAACAAGGTGCGGGTGCGTTATCTGCACTCGGAGATCCACTCGATCGAGCGGATCGAAATCATTCAGGATCTGCGCCTTGGTGAATACGACGTGCTGGTAGGGGTGAACTTGCTGCGGGAGGGCTTGGATCTACCGGAGGTGAGCCTGGTGGCGATCCTTGATGCCGATAAGGAGGGATTTCTGCGGGCCGAGCGCTCGCTGATCCAAACAATCGGCCGAGCAGCCCGCCATGTGGAAGGGAAGGCAATGCTTTATGCCGACAACATGACCGACTCAATGGCCAAGGCCATCTCTGAAACCGAGCGCCGGCGGGCCATTCAGCAGGCATACAACGAGAAGCACGGCGTCGTGCCCACGGCAGCCGGAAAGAAGGCAAGCAACTCGATCCTTAGTTTCCTTGAGCTGAGCAGGAAGTTGAAACAGGACGGCCCTGATGCCGATTTGGTGCAGGTTGCAGGTAAAGCAGCGAAAGCCTTGGTGAGCGATCCTGACGCAGGTATGGCTCTTGAGGCACTCCCGGAACTGATTGATCAGCTGGAATCGAAAATGAAAGAAGCGGCCAAGAAGCTAGATTTCGAGGAGGCGGCGAACCTGCGCGATCGGGTCAAGCAGCTGCGCCAGAAGATGACGGGCTAA
- a CDS encoding sulfotransferase, protein MGQPTFLCIGGQRCGTTRLHLILSAHPQVLMTDSGVDAFNKEIHYFDEHVLNQPLSWYEAHFADSGITGEITPAYSALSQQAVLEIARYLPDLKIIFVVRHPLHRIWSQISMMRSAWGKNDLSSAELAKLITIAESPAVVHRSDYFRTISNWSAAFPPDQLLIITFDQLLQPAGLSRLLHHIGVNLIRLPLKSYSEKVLAAPKLAMPEELRWWIALRWLKMLRDLQEWGVNVDAWIDDLNQLYQEIPLSFQSQFGSLLDHAHSANQDKWMKAHQRDQALIRSIRDRLQNVQAAS, encoded by the coding sequence ATGGGTCAACCAACCTTTCTTTGCATTGGCGGACAGCGTTGCGGAACAACAAGACTGCACCTGATCCTGTCTGCTCATCCTCAGGTGTTGATGACCGATTCAGGAGTGGATGCCTTTAACAAGGAAATTCATTATTTCGACGAGCATGTGCTGAATCAACCATTGTCATGGTATGAGGCTCACTTCGCGGATTCAGGAATAACTGGTGAAATTACACCTGCATATTCTGCTTTGAGTCAACAGGCTGTTCTAGAGATTGCTCGCTATCTACCCGATCTGAAGATAATTTTTGTTGTCCGTCATCCCCTTCACCGGATCTGGTCTCAAATCAGCATGATGCGATCGGCATGGGGAAAAAATGACCTTTCATCTGCAGAATTGGCCAAGCTAATTACGATCGCTGAATCTCCAGCTGTCGTTCATCGGTCTGACTATTTCCGCACAATAAGCAACTGGAGTGCTGCGTTTCCTCCTGATCAATTGCTCATCATCACGTTCGATCAATTGCTTCAGCCGGCTGGACTTAGTCGTCTGTTGCATCACATCGGGGTAAATTTAATTCGGTTACCCCTTAAATCATATTCAGAAAAGGTGTTGGCGGCTCCGAAACTGGCGATGCCTGAGGAGCTGAGATGGTGGATTGCTTTGCGCTGGCTAAAGATGCTACGCGACTTGCAAGAATGGGGGGTCAATGTTGATGCTTGGATTGACGACTTAAATCAGCTTTATCAGGAAATTCCCCTTTCATTTCAGAGCCAGTTTGGGAGTCTTTTGGATCATGCACATTCCGCAAACCAAGACAAGTGGATGAAAGCCCATCAACGAGATCAGGCTTTGATTCGCAGCATTCGTGATCGACTGCAAAACGTTCAGGCCGCCAGCTGA